In Centropristis striata isolate RG_2023a ecotype Rhode Island chromosome 1, C.striata_1.0, whole genome shotgun sequence, one DNA window encodes the following:
- the LOC131970715 gene encoding ectonucleoside triphosphate diphosphohydrolase 7-like, with translation MARITFSCLPASWYCSVSLLSLGCASRQRLLLLLLLFITSTILLLGTYQRQLWGSQRRPGSQINKYLSIAETMEATDVLNPALNYGIVVDCGSSGSRVFVYYWPPHNGNPHTLLDIRQMRDQNRKPVVKKIKPGISTLANTPTKASDYLYPLLSFAAAHVPKSKHKETPLYILCTAGMRLLPESQQADILEDLVTDVPLEFDFLFSRSQAEVISGKQEGVYAWIGINFVLGRFDHADDEDATVEVTTGSQNQQPISRRRTVGIMDMGGASLQIAYEVPSAITFSSPQEEEAGKSVLAEFNLGCDVEHTQHVYRVYVTTFLGFGGNMARQRYEDQLANNTLAKNRFLTTQTGLTEDKPYLDPCLPVSLSDTVTRENRTLYLRGQGDWTQCQEALRPFLGLHNGTMSPGGVYQAPINFSNSEFYGFSEFFYCTEDVLRLGGQYDSQKYSRAAKDYCSTKWSTLKQRLDNKLFSQQADIGRLKYQCFKSAWMYEVLHSGFRFPTDYPSLKTAQLVYDKEVQWTLGAILFKTRFLPLRDLQQETLRQNHPSWLRSSFVYNHHLFSLCILVVVLAILLYILRLRRIHQREQRQAEALNLLWVEEGEALLP, from the exons ATGGCAAG GATCACTTTTTCCTGCCTGCCGGCCTCCTGGTACTGCAGCGTGTCCCTGCTGTCTCTGGGCTGTGCTTCCAGGCagagactgctgctgctgctgctgctcttcatCACCTCCACCATTCTTCTCCTGGGAACATACCAAAGGCAGCTGTGGGGCTCACAACGACGGCCTGGGTCCCAAATCAACAA GTACCTTTCCATTGCAGAGACCATGGAGGCCACAGACGTCCTCAACCCTGCTCTGAACTATGGGATCGTGGTGGACTGTGGCAGCAGTGGGTCCAGGGTCTTTGTGTACTACTGGCCCCCCCACAACGGGAACCCTCACACACTGCTGGACATCAGACAGATGAGGGACCAGAACCGCAAACCAGTCGTCAAGAAGATCAAACCTG GTATCTCCACCCTGGCGAACACGCCAACGAAGGCCAGCGACTACCTCTATCCTCTGCTGAGCTTCGCTGCTGCTCACGTCCCCAAGAGCAAACACAAAGAGACGCCGCTCTACATCCTCTGCACCGCCGGCATGAGGCTGCTGCCCGAGAG CCAGCAGGCAGACATCCTGGAGGACCTGGTCACTGACGTTCCCTTGGAGTTTGACTTCTTGTTTTCCCGTTCCCAGGCTGAGGTCATCTCTGGGAAGCAAGAAG GAGTGTACGCATGGATTGGCATTAATTTTGTGTTGGGCCGCTTTGATCATGCTGATGATG AGGACGCCACAGTTGAGGTGACAACAGGCTCTCAGAAccagcagccaatcagcaggCGGCGCACCGTGGGCATCATGGATATGGGCGGAGCTTCGCTGCAGATCGCTTATGAGGTGCCCAGCGCCATCACCTTCAGCTCACCACAAGAG GAGGAGGCAGGCAAGAGTGTTCTCGCTGAGTTTAATCTGGGCTGCGATGTtgaacacacacaacatgtgTACAGAGTGTACGTCACCACGTTCCTCGGCTTCGGAGGAAACATGGCTAGGCAGCGATACGAGGACCAGCTGGCCAACAACACACTGGCCAAGAACAG GTTTCTCACCACACAGACGGGTCTGACTGAGGACAAACCGTACCTGGACCCCTGTCTGCCGGTCAGCCTGTCAGACACAGTGACAAGGGAAAACCGCACGCTGTACCTGAGGGGTCAGGGGGACTGGACTCAGTGTCAAGAGGCCCTACGACCCTTCCTGGGCCTCCACAACGGCACCATGTCACCAGGGGGCGTCTACCAG gctCCCATCAACTTCAGCAACAGCGAGTTCTACGGCTTCTCAGAGTTTTTCTACTGTACAGAGGACGTGCTGCGGCTGGGGGGACAGTACGACAGCCAGAAGTACTCCAGAGCTGCTAAA GACTACTGCTCCACTAAGTGGTCGACACTGAAACAGCGTCTAGACAACAAGCTTTTCTCCCAGCAGGCCGACATCGGCAGACTCAA GTATCAGTGCTTTAAGTCGGCCTGGATGTACGAGGTGCTGCACTCTGGCTTCCGGTTCCCAACCGACTACCCGAGTCTGAAAACAGCCCAGCTGGTTTATGACAAGGAGGTCCAGTGGACTCTGGGAGCCATCCTGTTTAAAACCCGCTTCCTGCCTCTCAG GGACCTGCAGCAGGAAACGCTGCGGCAGAACCACCCCAGCTGGCTGCGCTCCTCCTTCGTCTACAACCACCACCTGTTCTCGCTCTGCATCCTGGTGGTGGTGCTGGCCATCCTGCTCTACATCCTGCGCCTGCGGAGGATCCACCAGCGGGAGCAGCGGCAGGCCGAGGCCCTGAACCTCCTCTGGGTTGAGGAGGGAGAGGCCCTCCTCCCCTGA